The DNA segment AAATTAGCACTAATCCATCACCAACAAAATTTTCCCAATATGTTCGCTGGTTTCCATCAATCGGTGTGCTTCGGCGGCTTCGGCTAAAGGAAACTTTTTATAAATGATCGGCTTTATTTTTTTGGAATGAAACATCGGCCAGATGTTTTTCTCAACCTGTTGAGCGATTTCTGTTTTTACTTCGTCCGTTTGGGGTTTGAGGAAACTTCCCGTTAAGGTCAGGTTTTTGGCCATGATCGTACGCAGGCTAATATTGACGTCGCTGCTTTTCATGCCGTTGATGTAAACAAGACGGCCTTTTTTATTCAAGATCTCGAGGTTCTTTTGGGTGTAATCTCCGCCGACCATATCGAGAATGACATCGATCTCTTCGTCTTTCCATACTTCTTCGAAAGCTTCTTTTTTATAATTAAGGATATGATCAACTCCAAGATTTTTGAGAAATTCTACCTTTTCTTCTGTTCCCGCAGTGGAGTAGGTTTCGCAACCATAGGCTTTTGCCATTTGCAAT comes from the Chryseobacterium sp. SNU WT5 genome and includes:
- a CDS encoding NAD(P)H-quinone oxidoreductase; this encodes MKAIHITKSGGPEVLQLQETPQPSPTENQVLIKVKAAGVNRSDIITRQNTATYGKGSPTTLIPGLEVSGEITEIGSALKDKKVGDNVCALIADGGYAEYVVVDSSHCLPIPEGISLTEAAAIPETVFTVWFNVFHLGKLQPGEKLLIHGGTSGIGTTGLQMAKAYGCETYSTAGTEEKVEFLKNLGVDHILNYKKEAFEEVWKDEEIDVILDMVGGDYTQKNLEILNKKGRLVYINGMKSSDVNISLRTIMAKNLTLTGSFLKPQTDEVKTEIAQQVEKNIWPMFHSKKIKPIIYKKFPLAEAAEAHRLMETSEHIGKILLVMD